One window of the Triticum dicoccoides isolate Atlit2015 ecotype Zavitan chromosome 3B, WEW_v2.0, whole genome shotgun sequence genome contains the following:
- the LOC119281579 gene encoding uncharacterized protein LOC119281579 has translation MEGFCFGVDSVCCSLLIEPLHCSTFRFEFVVAALEPRRGPPPRTSPRSSIVSSTAPRDERKDQDDVAVAAPGARAASGAASAAAGPPRLRPPRPGARRRRSTRRPCPRATTLTRPSATSTTALPTSSPGCSSRAWSTCARATRPRSRSPPSEAIARRVFPHDSSPEYLAIPHKHYACRVRNRLRCEVQVPLRKVLELPVVYMSACKWDELPYARVASTAMRQYKEASWMVLLSSDHGVGDGGRKPGGLAEKEGEDVGIEEGSYAYCSFQGK, from the exons ATGGAGGGATTTTGCTTTGGGGTCGATTCAGTTTGCTGTTCTCTCCTGATCGAGCCGCTGCATTGTTCCACCTTTCGCTTTGAG TTTGTTGTCGCTGCCTTGGAGCCGCGCAGGGGGCCGCCGCCAAGGACCTCCCCGAGATCCTCTATCGTGTCCTCCACGGCCCCCCGCGACGAGCGCAAGGACCAGGACGACGTCGCCGTGGCGGCCCCGGGggcaagagcggcaagcggcgctgcGTCGGCGGCGGCAGGGCCGCCGCGGCTGAGGCCGCCAAGGCCCGGCGCGAGAAGGAGGCGGAGCACGCGCAGGCCGTGCCCGCGCGCTACGACTCTGACGAGGCCTTCCGCAACCTCTACGACGGCGTTGCCGACCTCTTCGCCGGGCTGCTCAAGTCGAGCCTGGAGCACCTGCGCGCGGGCGACACGGCCAAGATCGCGTTCGCCGCCAAGTGAGGCCATCGCGCGTCGCGTCTTCCCGCACGACTCGAGCCCCGAGTACCTCGCCATCCCCCACAAGCACTACGCCTGCCGCGTCCGCAACCGGCTCCGCTGCGAGGTACAGGTGCCTCTCCGCAAGGTGCTCGAGCTCCCCGTGGTCTACATGAGCGCCTGCAAGTGGGACGAGCTGCCCTACGCGCGCGTGGCGTCCACGGCCATGCGCCAGTACAAGGAGGCGTCCTGGATGGTGCTTCTTTCTTCTG ATCATGGGGTCGGTGACGGCGGCCGGAAACCAGGAGGGCTGGCCGAGAAAGAGGGTGAGGACGTGGGGATTGAAGAGG GTTCCTATGCATATTGTTcatttcaagg GAAATAA